In Tolypothrix sp. NIES-4075, the following proteins share a genomic window:
- a CDS encoding GxxExxY protein has protein sequence MDENDLSGVIIGCGMRVHTALGPGLLESAYEECLYYELRKKGLNVGKQVPLPLVYEEVQLDCVYRLDLIVENKVIIEVKSVESINPIHSVQLLTYLKLTDCKLGLLLNFNVLHLKEGIKRVANKL, from the coding sequence ATGGATGAGAATGATTTGAGTGGGGTGATAATTGGCTGTGGGATGCGAGTGCATACAGCGTTGGGACCGGGTTTGTTAGAGTCAGCTTATGAGGAGTGTTTGTATTACGAGTTGAGAAAGAAGGGATTAAATGTTGGTAAGCAAGTTCCATTACCCCTTGTTTATGAAGAGGTGCAATTAGATTGTGTTTATCGATTAGATTTAATAGTTGAAAATAAAGTAATTATTGAAGTCAAATCTGTTGAATCCATCAACCCAATTCACTCAGTACAACTTTTAACTTATCTCAAACTCACCGATTGCAAACTCGGTCTTCTCCTCAACTTTAACGTTCTCCACCTCAAAGAAGGCATCAAACGTGTGGCAAATAAACTCTAA
- a CDS encoding transposase codes for MTEQFTDYDSPWKEVIESFFPRFLEYFFLDAYTVIDWERDYEFLDTELQQLEPDAEIGKRLVDKVAKVWLLNGEEAWVLIHVEVQGQYDSKFAERMYTYNYRLFDRHKKQVISLAVLADESASWRPSSYNYQLGGCRVSLEFPVAKLLDYEADWESLEQSTNPFSIVVMAHLRTKATNRNPESRLQWKLSLVRSLFERGYDREYILGLFRFIDWVMVLPEELANNFKTELRSYEEVNRMRYVTSIERLAKAEGIQEGIQEGIEQGILQTSRENLIEVLETRFGLVPSSIVEVVNQIEESAVLKRLLKRAIAIPSVAEFEQVLSSITSQE; via the coding sequence ATGACCGAGCAATTTACTGATTATGATAGTCCTTGGAAAGAAGTTATTGAAAGCTTTTTTCCTCGCTTTTTAGAATACTTCTTTCTTGATGCCTACACTGTTATTGACTGGGAAAGAGACTATGAATTTCTCGATACTGAACTGCAACAGTTAGAACCTGATGCAGAAATTGGCAAGCGTTTAGTTGATAAAGTTGCGAAAGTTTGGCTACTTAATGGTGAAGAAGCTTGGGTATTAATTCATGTGGAAGTTCAAGGGCAATATGACAGCAAGTTTGCCGAAAGGATGTATACATATAATTACCGCTTGTTTGACCGTCATAAAAAGCAAGTTATTAGCTTGGCGGTTTTAGCGGATGAATCAGCGAGTTGGCGTCCTTCAAGTTATAACTATCAACTTGGGGGATGTCGTGTCAGCTTAGAGTTTCCTGTAGCGAAGCTTTTGGACTATGAAGCTGACTGGGAAAGCTTGGAACAAAGCACCAATCCCTTTAGTATAGTTGTGATGGCGCATCTGAGAACTAAGGCGACAAACCGAAATCCTGAAAGCAGGCTACAGTGGAAATTAAGCTTAGTCAGAAGCTTGTTTGAAAGGGGATATGACCGAGAATACATTTTGGGATTATTTCGGTTTATTGACTGGGTAATGGTACTTCCAGAAGAACTGGCTAATAATTTTAAAACAGAATTGAGAAGTTACGAGGAGGTAAATAGAATGCGGTACGTAACAAGTATTGAAAGGCTAGCAAAAGCAGAAGGTATTCAAGAAGGTATTCAAGAAGGGATTGAACAAGGTATTCTGCAAACAAGTCGAGAAAATTTGATTGAAGTTTTAGAGACACGGTTTGGACTCGTGCCAAGTTCGATTGTGGAAGTTGTTAATCAAATTGAGGAATCGGCTGTGTTAAAAAGGCTTCTTAAAAGAGCGATCGCTATTCCTTCGGTTGCAGAATTTGAACAAGTTTTGTCAAGTATTACATCTCAAGAATAA
- a CDS encoding alpha-ketoglutarate-dependent dioxygenase AlkB family protein has protein sequence MKKKSTIDAIQGDLFSGFGSVIDESIKSMEKEVLSMPDADVIFYHNFFSHQESDEFFQTLFNEIKWRQDKVKMYGKELNLPRKTAWYGDKDKPYTFSGIHLEPEPWTSTLLQLKEKVEEIAKVRFNSVLLNLYRDGNDGISWHTDAEPELGNNPVIASVSFGGARRFMFRHKHNKDLKTEVQLTHGSFILMAGTTQHFWQHQIPKTSKKVEPRINLTFRVINHSH, from the coding sequence ATGAAGAAAAAATCAACGATAGATGCGATTCAAGGTGACTTATTCTCAGGATTTGGCTCTGTTATAGATGAGTCAATTAAGAGTATGGAGAAAGAAGTTCTATCTATGCCTGATGCAGATGTTATTTTCTATCACAACTTTTTCAGTCATCAGGAGAGCGATGAATTTTTTCAAACTTTGTTTAACGAAATAAAATGGCGGCAAGACAAGGTAAAAATGTATGGCAAGGAATTAAACTTACCGAGAAAGACTGCTTGGTATGGAGATAAAGACAAGCCATATACATTCTCAGGTATTCATCTTGAGCCAGAACCTTGGACATCTACACTGCTACAACTCAAAGAGAAAGTTGAGGAAATTGCAAAAGTTAGGTTTAACAGCGTCTTACTAAATCTTTACCGAGATGGAAATGATGGAATCTCCTGGCATACTGATGCTGAACCAGAGTTGGGAAACAATCCTGTAATTGCTTCTGTCAGCTTTGGCGGAGCAAGAAGGTTTATGTTTAGACATAAGCACAATAAGGATTTGAAAACAGAAGTTCAGTTAACACATGGCAGTTTTATTCTGATGGCAGGTACAACGCAGCATTTTTGGCAGCATCAAATCCCAAAAACATCTAAGAAGGTTGAACCAAGAATCAATCTAACTTTCAGGGTAATTAATCATTCTCATTAA
- the ureC gene encoding urease subunit alpha, with product MSYRMSRRAYAETFGPTVGDRVRLADTELFIEVEQDFTTYGDEVKFGGGKVIRDGMGQSPISNADGAVDLVITNALILDWWGVVKADIGIKDSKIFKIGKAGNPYIQDNIDIIIGPGTEALAGEGMILTAGGIDSHIHFICPQQIEVAIASGITTMIGGGTGPATGTNATTCTPGPWNIYRMLQAADAFPVNLGFLGKGNTSQPQGLVEQVNAGAIGLKLHEDWGTTPATIDTCLSVADEYDVQVAIHTDTLNEAGFVEDTIAAFKNRVIHTYHTEGAGGGHAPDIIKVCGEANVLPSSTNPTRPYTVNTLDEHLDMLMVCHHLDPAIAEDVAFAESRIRRETIAAEDILHDLGAFSMISSDSQAMGRVGEVIIRTWQTGHKMKVQRGSLTGDGLADNNRAKRYVAKYTINPAITHGIAEYVGSVEEGKIADLCLWHPAFFGVKPEIVVKGGMIAWSQMGDANASIPTPQPVHMRPMFGSFAGAKNATSFTFVSQAALEREIPSQLNLQKQVVAVSGTRQLSKRDMKLNDALPHIEVDSETYEVRADGELLTCEPATILPMAQRYFLF from the coding sequence ATGTCTTACAGAATGTCTCGTCGCGCTTATGCAGAAACTTTCGGTCCGACTGTCGGAGATCGCGTCCGACTTGCTGATACAGAATTATTTATCGAAGTTGAACAAGACTTCACAACCTACGGCGATGAAGTGAAATTCGGTGGTGGTAAAGTTATTAGAGATGGGATGGGACAATCCCCGATTTCTAACGCCGATGGTGCGGTTGATTTAGTGATTACAAATGCTTTGATTCTCGATTGGTGGGGTGTTGTCAAAGCAGATATTGGCATTAAAGATAGCAAGATTTTCAAAATTGGGAAAGCGGGAAATCCTTATATTCAAGACAATATAGATATTATTATTGGTCCGGGAACTGAAGCTTTAGCGGGGGAAGGAATGATTCTCACCGCTGGGGGTATTGATAGCCACATTCATTTTATTTGTCCGCAGCAAATTGAAGTGGCGATCGCTTCCGGGATTACGACGATGATTGGCGGTGGTACTGGTCCCGCTACAGGTACAAATGCGACAACTTGCACGCCGGGACCCTGGAATATTTACCGAATGCTGCAAGCTGCTGATGCCTTCCCAGTTAATTTAGGATTTTTGGGCAAAGGCAACACCAGTCAACCTCAAGGGCTGGTAGAACAAGTTAACGCGGGTGCGATCGGTTTAAAATTGCATGAAGATTGGGGAACTACGCCCGCAACAATTGATACTTGTTTGAGTGTTGCTGATGAATATGATGTGCAAGTGGCAATTCATACCGATACTTTGAATGAAGCCGGGTTTGTAGAAGATACGATCGCTGCTTTCAAGAATCGCGTTATCCACACATACCACACCGAAGGTGCTGGCGGGGGACACGCACCCGATATTATCAAGGTTTGCGGTGAAGCGAATGTTTTACCATCTTCTACCAATCCTACACGCCCTTACACAGTCAACACTTTGGACGAACACCTGGATATGTTGATGGTGTGTCATCATCTCGATCCAGCGATCGCTGAGGATGTCGCTTTTGCTGAGTCGCGCATTCGTCGGGAGACGATCGCCGCCGAAGATATTTTACACGACTTGGGCGCGTTTAGTATGATTTCCTCCGATTCTCAGGCGATGGGACGGGTAGGAGAAGTGATAATTAGAACTTGGCAGACAGGGCATAAAATGAAGGTGCAGCGCGGAAGCCTTACAGGAGATGGGCTAGCTGATAATAATCGCGCTAAAAGATATGTTGCGAAGTATACGATTAATCCAGCAATTACCCACGGAATTGCTGAGTATGTCGGTTCGGTGGAAGAGGGGAAAATAGCAGATTTGTGTTTGTGGCATCCTGCATTTTTTGGCGTGAAGCCAGAGATAGTAGTTAAAGGGGGAATGATTGCCTGGTCGCAAATGGGTGATGCTAATGCTAGTATTCCTACACCGCAACCTGTGCATATGCGTCCAATGTTTGGTAGTTTTGCAGGTGCTAAGAACGCTACTTCATTTACTTTTGTTTCCCAAGCAGCGTTAGAAAGAGAAATTCCCAGTCAGTTGAATTTGCAAAAGCAAGTAGTTGCTGTTTCCGGGACACGTCAATTGAGTAAGCGGGATATGAAGCTGAATGACGCGCTACCTCACATTGAAGTTGATTCGGAAACTTATGAAGTACGCGCTGATGGTGAGTTGCTGACTTGCGAACCGGCGACGATTTTACCAATGGCACAAAGATACTTTTTGTTTTAA